The genomic interval TACCTCAGTATCAACCTTATCCCGTGACCTGACAACTTTATCAAAAACTTAGGATGGCATTATGAAAAAATCATTAATCACCTCAGGCTTATTGGCACTCGCTATGTTATCAGCCAGCAGCGCATTTGCCGAAGCCAACTGCCAAGCGCACCCAAAAAACGAACAAATTCCGCAAGCCGATTTTCAAAAAGCATTAGAAAAACATGGCTTTACTATCAAAAAATTCAAAACTGATGGCAACTGCTTTGAGATGTATGGCAAAAGCAAAGGTGGTAAAAAAGTCGAAATGTACTTTGATACCAAAGACGGCAAAATCGTTAAATCAGAAATCGACTAATGATAGGATAAGCAAACCGTCCAACCAATGCAATTTGAGGTAGGTTTGCCAATGTTATGCCTTGACGCGGCTAACTTAGCCGTGTTGATATTTTAGACAATGGAAAATAACAATGTTACCACAACCACAATCTGCACAAACCGT from Moraxella osloensis carries:
- a CDS encoding PepSY domain-containing protein; translated protein: MKKSLITSGLLALAMLSASSAFAEANCQAHPKNEQIPQADFQKALEKHGFTIKKFKTDGNCFEMYGKSKGGKKVEMYFDTKDGKIVKSEID